In one window of Dokdonia sp. PRO95 DNA:
- a CDS encoding ligase-associated DNA damage response DEXH box helicase, producing MNNKQLLDIANNWFQSQDWKPFPFQKQTWKAFLAGKNGLLNAPTGSGKTYALWFPVVLKYIKQNPDYKTKHKKGLKAIWITPLRSLSNEIELSASRITQDLGTQMTVGIRNGDTSQSERAKQKRSMPDLLITTPESLMLLIASKGYEKVFKNCSAIIIDEWHELLGTKRGVQMELALSRLKTVASDMRIWGISATIGNLEQAREVLLGYESDAFRKSVIIKANINKKITVKSIIPDEMETFPWRGHLGLHLLEYVVPIINKSKTTLLFTNTRSQCEIWFQRILATHPEYAGEIAMHHGSINKETRTWVEGAIRNGSLKAVVCTSSLDLGVDFAPVETIIQIGGPKGVARFLQRAGRSGHSPGKESVIYFLPTHAIELIEASALQRAVKENTVEDRIPYLNSFDVLIQYLVTLAVSDGFLPEDIWPEIQTTFCFQAMTKEQWEWCLNFMTMGAQSLQAYDEYKKVEILEDGRFKVNSRMVAMRHRLQIGTIVSDANLVVKYQKGGYIGTIEEFFISKLTRGDVFTFAGRNLEFIRIKNMEVHVRNSSKKTNKVPSWMGGRLTLSSQMSQLLREELYTGNSLSRKRSLEINALEHIFRQQKVESIIPSDEQLLIETFKTRDGYHHVFYPFEGRFVHEAMGSLLGYRLSLLDPITFSLAFNDYGFELLSDQPIDIQQLLDNDLFTTAYMHDDLQNSLNATEMARRKFRDIAVISGLVFTGFPNKQIKQKHLQSSSQLFFDVFRDYESENLLFQQAFTETFEHQLEEGRLQQALERIETQEIVWMDCEQPTPLSFPIITDRLREKLSSEKLADRIKKMTAKLMRKKK from the coding sequence ATGAATAATAAGCAACTACTCGATATCGCAAATAACTGGTTCCAGTCGCAAGACTGGAAACCGTTCCCGTTTCAAAAACAAACGTGGAAGGCTTTTCTGGCGGGTAAAAATGGATTGCTTAATGCGCCTACGGGTAGTGGGAAAACCTATGCACTTTGGTTTCCGGTGGTTCTTAAGTATATCAAACAAAACCCTGATTACAAGACCAAACATAAAAAAGGACTAAAGGCTATTTGGATTACTCCACTGCGCTCGCTTTCTAATGAAATTGAGCTTTCGGCTTCTCGCATCACACAAGATCTCGGCACACAGATGACGGTGGGTATACGCAATGGAGACACCTCTCAATCTGAGCGTGCAAAGCAAAAACGTTCAATGCCAGACTTGCTCATCACCACGCCCGAGAGCTTGATGCTTTTGATTGCTTCCAAAGGGTATGAGAAGGTTTTTAAAAATTGTTCGGCTATTATTATTGATGAGTGGCACGAATTACTGGGCACAAAAAGAGGTGTACAGATGGAACTCGCCTTGAGCCGATTGAAAACAGTCGCTTCAGATATGCGTATCTGGGGAATTTCGGCAACGATTGGGAATCTCGAGCAAGCTCGAGAAGTATTGCTAGGTTATGAGAGTGACGCTTTTCGCAAAAGCGTAATTATCAAAGCAAACATCAACAAAAAAATTACTGTTAAGTCTATCATTCCAGACGAGATGGAAACCTTTCCTTGGCGTGGTCATTTGGGATTGCACTTGCTGGAATATGTTGTACCCATCATTAATAAAAGTAAGACTACATTACTGTTTACAAACACGCGCAGCCAGTGTGAGATTTGGTTTCAGCGCATTCTTGCGACACATCCTGAGTATGCTGGTGAGATTGCAATGCATCACGGGAGTATCAATAAAGAGACGCGTACGTGGGTTGAGGGCGCGATACGTAATGGTTCACTCAAGGCGGTAGTTTGTACTTCTAGCCTTGATCTCGGAGTAGACTTTGCGCCTGTTGAAACCATTATTCAAATAGGCGGCCCAAAGGGTGTCGCTCGTTTTTTACAACGTGCTGGGCGATCTGGTCACAGCCCTGGCAAGGAGAGTGTGATTTACTTTTTGCCGACGCACGCCATCGAGCTGATAGAAGCGTCTGCTTTGCAGCGCGCCGTTAAGGAAAACACGGTAGAAGATAGAATTCCGTATCTCAATAGTTTTGACGTACTGATTCAATATCTCGTGACGCTAGCCGTGTCTGACGGATTTTTACCCGAAGACATCTGGCCAGAGATACAAACTACGTTTTGCTTTCAAGCAATGACAAAAGAGCAATGGGAATGGTGCCTTAATTTTATGACAATGGGTGCGCAATCCCTGCAAGCTTATGATGAGTATAAGAAGGTGGAGATTCTTGAGGACGGCAGATTTAAAGTAAATTCTCGTATGGTGGCAATGCGCCATCGCCTGCAAATAGGGACGATTGTAAGCGATGCAAATCTTGTAGTCAAATATCAAAAAGGTGGTTACATTGGTACCATAGAGGAGTTTTTCATCAGTAAGTTAACGCGTGGTGATGTGTTTACTTTTGCAGGTCGCAACCTAGAATTTATCCGTATTAAAAATATGGAAGTACACGTGCGTAACAGCTCAAAGAAAACTAATAAAGTCCCCTCGTGGATGGGCGGCCGACTTACCTTGAGTAGCCAGATGTCTCAACTGTTACGGGAGGAACTTTATACTGGGAATTCGCTTTCGCGAAAGCGGTCTCTAGAGATTAATGCGCTAGAGCACATTTTTAGACAGCAAAAGGTAGAGAGCATCATCCCAAGTGATGAGCAATTGCTTATTGAGACATTTAAAACGCGCGATGGCTATCATCACGTATTTTATCCTTTTGAAGGTCGTTTTGTGCACGAGGCTATGGGAAGTTTACTTGGGTATCGCCTTAGCCTGCTAGACCCTATCACCTTCTCTCTCGCCTTTAATGACTACGGTTTTGAGCTGCTTTCAGACCAACCTATAGACATACAGCAGCTACTAGATAACGACCTATTTACGACGGCATATATGCACGACGACTTGCAGAATAGTCTCAATGCTACGGAGATGGCCAGGCGAAAATTTAGAGATATTGCCGTGATTTCTGGGCTTGTGTTTACTGGCTTCCCAAACAAGCAAATCAAACAGAAACACCTGCAAAGTAGTAGTCAGCTGTTTTTTGATGTGTTCCGAGATTATGAGTCAGAGAACTTACTGTTTCAACAAGCATTTACAGAGACTTTTGAGCATCAGCTAGAAGAAGGTCGATTGCAGCAAGCGCTTGAGCGTATAGAGACGCAAGAAATTGTATGGATGGATTGCGAGCAACCTACGCCTTTATCTTTTCCAATAATTACAGACCGCTTACGCGAAAAATTGAGCAGCGAAAAACTAGCCGACAGGATCAAGAAAATGACTGCGAAATTGATGCGAAAAAAGAAATAA
- a CDS encoding histone deacetylase has translation MLKIAFHPIYKHPLPEGHRFPMEKYDLLPKQLVYEGTCTEDNFFEPVQVDNEHIVRCHTTEYVESLKALTIDPRAQRKTGFPLSQELVDRELIITQGTIDGCHYALENGIAMNIAGGTHHAYKDHGEAFCLLNDQAIAARYLQANELAKKILIVDLDVHQGNGTTEIFTGDDSVFTFSMHGKANYPFRKEISDLDIALETDTGDAEYLDILKKTLPNLIKEQQPDFIFYLCGVDILASDKLGKLGCSIEGCKERDRFVLQICHDLKIPVQCSMGGGYSPDIKVIIDAHANTFRTAQDIYF, from the coding sequence ATGCTCAAAATCGCATTCCACCCTATTTATAAACACCCACTGCCGGAGGGGCATCGTTTTCCTATGGAGAAGTATGATTTGCTTCCTAAGCAATTAGTGTATGAAGGGACGTGTACAGAGGATAACTTTTTTGAGCCTGTACAGGTAGATAACGAGCATATTGTACGATGTCACACTACAGAATATGTAGAGAGTCTTAAAGCACTTACTATTGACCCAAGAGCACAACGAAAAACCGGTTTTCCGCTCTCACAAGAACTTGTAGATCGCGAATTAATCATTACTCAAGGCACCATTGATGGGTGTCACTACGCTCTAGAAAATGGTATTGCAATGAATATTGCTGGTGGTACACACCACGCTTATAAAGATCACGGAGAGGCGTTTTGCCTTCTCAACGACCAAGCGATTGCTGCGCGGTATTTACAAGCAAACGAGCTTGCGAAAAAGATTCTCATTGTAGACCTCGATGTTCATCAAGGTAACGGAACGACAGAGATTTTTACGGGTGACGATTCGGTGTTTACGTTTTCTATGCACGGTAAGGCAAACTATCCTTTTAGAAAAGAAATCTCAGATCTTGATATTGCATTAGAGACCGATACAGGCGATGCGGAGTATCTCGATATTCTAAAAAAAACATTACCAAATCTCATTAAAGAACAACAACCAGATTTTATCTTCTATCTGTGCGGAGTCGATATTTTAGCAAGTGACAAATTGGGTAAGCTTGGATGTAGTATAGAAGGTTGTAAAGAACGCGATCGGTTTGTGTTACAAATCTGTCACGATTTAAAAATTCCCGTACAATGTAGTATGGGCGGCGGCTATTCTCCAGACATAAAAGTGATAATTGACGCACACGCAAATACCTTTAGAACGGCGCAAGATATTTATTTTTAG
- the pth gene encoding aminoacyl-tRNA hydrolase: MRSFFGRLFRKVTTEEEVIDPMKKFLIVGLGNIGPKYTETRHNIGFKVVDAFAKAQETTFETEKLGDIARTKVKGKTVILLKPNTFMNLSGKAIRYWMQQEKILVENLLVITDDLNLDFGTIRVKTKGSAGGHNGLKDTQAQLNTSVYNRFRFGISDAFSTGRQVDYVLGEWTPEEQASLPERLDKSCEVITSFVSGGINNTMNAYNGK, encoded by the coding sequence ATGCGCTCTTTTTTCGGTAGATTATTTAGAAAAGTAACGACAGAAGAGGAAGTAATAGACCCCATGAAAAAATTTCTCATCGTTGGTTTAGGAAACATAGGTCCTAAGTACACAGAAACTAGGCATAATATAGGATTTAAGGTGGTAGACGCTTTCGCGAAAGCGCAAGAAACCACTTTTGAAACTGAAAAACTAGGTGACATCGCGCGCACCAAAGTAAAAGGTAAAACCGTAATCTTATTGAAGCCCAATACCTTTATGAATTTAAGCGGTAAGGCCATACGATACTGGATGCAACAAGAGAAGATATTAGTCGAAAATCTCTTAGTTATAACAGATGATTTGAATCTAGATTTTGGAACCATAAGAGTGAAAACAAAAGGTTCTGCTGGAGGGCATAATGGACTAAAAGACACGCAAGCTCAATTGAACACATCTGTATATAACAGATTTCGTTTTGGCATAAGTGATGCTTTTTCTACGGGACGTCAAGTAGATTATGTATTAGGAGAATGGACGCCAGAGGAGCAAGCTAGTCTTCCTGAGCGCTTAGATAAGAGTTGTGAGGTAATCACTTCTTTTGTGAGTGGAGGAATTAATAATACAATGAACGCGTACAACGGCAAATAA
- a CDS encoding 50S ribosomal protein L25/general stress protein Ctc — translation MKSVSIHGSKRESVGKKATKALRNAGLVPCVVYGGDTPLHFSAPELAFKELVYTPDAHTVEIELDGVTVKAILQDIQFHPVTDRILHIDFYQIFDGKEVTMNIPVHFTGNSRGVMNGGVLRKTNRVLRVKALPKDLPDYLVADITNLKIGNKLYIGALPQENLTLMHPDNTVVCQVRTSRTAILDDDDDEEETEAGDVPSTQTDDAAAAAE, via the coding sequence ATGAAATCAGTTTCGATCCACGGATCTAAAAGAGAAAGCGTAGGCAAGAAAGCTACAAAGGCCTTACGTAATGCTGGACTGGTACCTTGCGTTGTATACGGAGGGGACACGCCATTGCATTTTAGCGCACCAGAACTTGCGTTCAAAGAATTGGTATACACTCCAGACGCGCACACAGTAGAAATCGAATTAGACGGTGTAACCGTAAAGGCGATTCTTCAAGATATCCAGTTCCACCCGGTAACTGATCGTATTTTACACATAGACTTCTACCAGATTTTTGATGGTAAAGAAGTAACAATGAATATCCCAGTACACTTTACAGGTAACTCTCGTGGAGTAATGAATGGTGGTGTTTTACGTAAAACAAACCGTGTATTACGTGTGAAAGCACTTCCTAAAGATCTTCCAGATTACTTAGTTGCAGATATCACAAACCTGAAAATAGGTAACAAGTTATACATAGGAGCTTTACCACAAGAAAACTTAACACTTATGCACCCTGATAACACAGTAGTGTGTCAAGTTAGAACTTCTCGTACAGCTATCCTTGATGATGACGATGATGAAGAAGAAACTGAAGCAGGAGATGTTCCTTCTACACAAACAGATGATGCCGCTGCAGCAGCAGAGTAA
- a CDS encoding ligase-associated DNA damage response exonuclease yields the protein MKKPLLEFTDKGIYCPPAKVYLDPWKPVDKALITHGHADHSRWGHKQYITHESNVPIISHRLGDINVSGVRFRESVNINNVKFTFHPAGHIPGSSQIRVEHKGEVWVFTGDYKTEVDGISQPYEPVKCDTFITECTFGLPAFKWTPQAQVMHDINTWWAQNKADGKCSVLFAYSLGKAQRLLKHLDPSIGKILTHGAIEKMTEVLRPMIDMPATELITRDTKKEDFKGSIVLAPPATHGSTWIRKMVPYVTASASGWMAFRGARRRRAIDKGFVLSDHCDWPSLLQSIEATGAEKIICTHGYTDIFSRYLRGLGYDARTEETQYEGELAEGDAKKEEEETSV from the coding sequence TTGAAAAAACCACTTCTAGAATTTACAGATAAGGGCATCTATTGCCCGCCCGCAAAGGTCTATCTAGACCCGTGGAAACCTGTAGATAAAGCCCTCATCACGCACGGCCACGCAGACCATAGTCGGTGGGGACATAAACAGTACATCACCCACGAGAGCAATGTGCCTATCATCTCACATCGTCTAGGAGATATTAATGTTTCTGGGGTACGCTTTCGCGAAAGCGTAAACATCAACAATGTAAAATTCACCTTTCATCCTGCTGGTCACATTCCTGGGTCTAGTCAGATACGTGTAGAACACAAGGGCGAAGTGTGGGTATTTACAGGAGATTATAAGACTGAAGTAGATGGTATCTCCCAACCCTACGAACCCGTAAAATGCGACACTTTCATTACCGAATGTACCTTTGGACTCCCAGCCTTCAAGTGGACTCCACAAGCCCAAGTAATGCACGACATAAATACTTGGTGGGCGCAAAACAAAGCCGACGGAAAGTGCTCTGTACTTTTTGCTTACAGCTTAGGTAAAGCACAACGGCTATTGAAACACCTTGACCCGAGTATAGGCAAGATACTCACGCACGGCGCTATCGAAAAAATGACCGAAGTTCTGCGCCCTATGATCGATATGCCGGCAACAGAATTAATCACTAGAGATACTAAAAAGGAAGATTTTAAAGGAAGTATCGTCCTAGCACCACCAGCCACTCACGGCAGTACGTGGATACGCAAGATGGTGCCATACGTAACTGCAAGTGCAAGCGGCTGGATGGCCTTTAGAGGAGCAAGAAGACGCAGAGCTATTGACAAAGGCTTTGTGCTGAGCGATCACTGTGACTGGCCTAGCTTACTACAAAGTATAGAAGCTACGGGAGCAGAAAAAATTATCTGTACACACGGCTATACAGATATTTTCTCGCGCTATTTGCGTGGTCTGGGTTATGATGCGCGTACAGAAGAAACGCAATATGAGGGCGAACTAGCAGAAGGAGATGCAAAAAAAGAGGAGGAGGAAACTAGCGTATGA
- a CDS encoding bifunctional riboflavin kinase/FAD synthetase — MKTHNSAHTFSSEKGTVVTIGTFDGVHLGHRQIINRLNESARANGWESCVLTFFPHPRMVLQKDTSLKLINTIDERAQLLEGLGLDHLVIHPFTLDFSRYHAETFVEEILVNSLNAKKVIIGYDHRFGRNRNANIEDLKRFGEQLGFEVEEISKQELEDVAVSSTKVRKSLEAGGVALANNYLDQAFMLTGTVVKGRSLGRTIGYPTANLDIAEDYKLIPAQGVYVVQSRINGNVVYGMMNIGTNPTVGGSAQTIETYFFDFSKDLYGQELEIQLLDRIRDEKTFGSVDELVKAMKEDEKYARDYINKL, encoded by the coding sequence TTGAAAACTCACAATAGCGCACATACATTTAGCTCAGAAAAAGGAACTGTCGTTACGATAGGCACCTTTGACGGAGTACATTTAGGACATCGCCAAATTATTAATAGGCTTAACGAAAGTGCGCGAGCAAATGGCTGGGAGTCATGTGTACTTACCTTTTTTCCGCATCCTAGGATGGTGTTGCAAAAAGACACGTCGCTCAAGCTTATAAACACCATAGATGAGCGAGCGCAGTTGCTTGAAGGTCTGGGCCTGGATCACCTCGTGATTCATCCTTTTACTTTAGATTTTTCAAGGTATCACGCGGAGACATTTGTTGAAGAAATTCTTGTAAATTCTCTTAACGCAAAAAAAGTAATTATAGGTTACGATCACCGTTTTGGACGCAATCGTAATGCTAATATTGAGGACCTCAAGCGTTTTGGAGAGCAACTAGGTTTTGAGGTGGAAGAGATATCAAAGCAAGAACTAGAAGACGTCGCTGTAAGCTCAACTAAAGTGCGTAAATCACTAGAGGCAGGAGGTGTAGCGCTAGCAAATAACTATCTAGATCAAGCATTTATGCTTACGGGAACCGTTGTAAAAGGCAGAAGTCTAGGAAGAACGATAGGCTACCCTACTGCAAATCTTGATATAGCCGAAGATTATAAACTAATACCCGCACAAGGCGTTTATGTAGTGCAGTCTCGTATAAACGGAAATGTTGTTTACGGGATGATGAATATAGGCACAAACCCAACAGTAGGAGGAAGTGCGCAAACTATTGAAACCTATTTCTTTGATTTTAGTAAAGACTTATATGGACAAGAGCTAGAGATACAATTGCTAGACCGCATACGTGATGAAAAAACCTTTGGGAGTGTAGATGAGCTTGTAAAAGCGATGAAAGAGGATGAGAAGTATGCACGTGATTATATAAATAAGCTCTAA
- a CDS encoding GIY-YIG nuclease family protein — MPYYTYILTNKNKTVLYVGATRNLKIRMAQHKTKYYPKSFSAQYNCYNLMYYELFETHNEALAREKQLKSGNRKRKISLIESKNPDWLDLASSYASLGNDDYLIKEIW; from the coding sequence ATGCCATATTACACTTACATACTAACTAATAAGAATAAAACTGTTCTTTATGTAGGAGCGACTCGCAATCTTAAAATACGAATGGCTCAACATAAGACTAAATATTACCCCAAGTCTTTTAGCGCGCAATACAATTGCTACAACTTGATGTATTACGAATTATTTGAAACGCATAATGAAGCTCTCGCAAGAGAAAAGCAGTTAAAATCTGGAAATAGAAAACGGAAAATTTCATTAATCGAAAGTAAAAATCCTGATTGGTTAGATTTGGCAAGTTCCTACGCTTCGCTTGGGAATGATGATTATTTAATAAAAGAAATATGGTAA
- a CDS encoding ATP-dependent DNA ligase, with translation MKLFAALIKTLDSTNKTNEKVKALAHYFKEAPDKDKVWTIAILSHRRPPRPVNTTLLREWASELSNIPLWLFEESYHIVGDLAETIALVVPAATASSEKSLTQFLEEMISLKRKTDEEKKEYLFDNWANLNYYERFVFTKLITGGFRIGVSQKLMTRALSQATDIEEDVLAYKLMGDWKPQTVTFHDLVIEEDASQEFSRPYPFYLAYAVEDEPSALGDVTDFLAEHKWDGIRSQTIFRNGEIFIWSRGEELVTDKYPELEILKEHIPDGTVIDGELLPFYNGQIGTFNDLQARIGRKTVSKKMLKEVPVIIKAYDILEWEGKDLREIAFAKRRTILESLYRNITDKGLPIGISKTMEFDSWEAMAQERDRSREMRSEGLMIKRKDSPYRVGRKKGDWWKWKVDPLTIDAVLTYAMRGHGRRSNLFTDYTFGLWNEDKTELVTFAKAYSGLTDAEFRKVDNWIKKNTLERFGPVRSVTPHHVFEIAFEGIALSKRHKSGIATRFPRMLRWRHDKKIEDANTLEDLKGMIPSAAKESLPPTK, from the coding sequence ATGAAACTTTTTGCAGCACTCATAAAAACACTAGATTCCACAAATAAGACTAACGAAAAGGTTAAGGCACTTGCGCATTATTTTAAAGAAGCGCCAGATAAAGATAAGGTCTGGACGATTGCCATCTTATCGCACCGCCGTCCTCCACGACCTGTAAACACAACCTTACTAAGGGAGTGGGCGAGCGAACTATCAAATATTCCCTTATGGCTATTTGAAGAGAGCTATCACATCGTGGGTGACCTTGCAGAAACGATTGCACTTGTGGTTCCCGCAGCAACAGCATCTTCAGAGAAGTCGCTTACTCAGTTTCTGGAAGAGATGATTTCGCTTAAGCGAAAAACGGATGAAGAGAAAAAGGAATACCTCTTTGATAACTGGGCAAATCTCAACTATTATGAACGTTTTGTATTTACAAAGCTTATTACCGGAGGATTTAGAATAGGCGTGAGTCAAAAGTTAATGACGCGTGCATTATCACAAGCAACAGACATAGAAGAAGACGTACTAGCTTATAAACTTATGGGAGACTGGAAACCGCAGACGGTCACCTTTCACGATCTGGTTATCGAAGAAGATGCAAGTCAAGAGTTTTCAAGGCCGTATCCATTTTACCTTGCCTATGCAGTTGAAGATGAGCCTTCGGCGCTGGGTGATGTGACAGACTTTCTTGCCGAACATAAATGGGATGGTATACGCTCACAAACCATCTTTCGTAATGGCGAGATTTTTATCTGGAGCCGCGGTGAAGAGCTAGTGACAGATAAGTACCCAGAACTTGAGATTCTCAAAGAACATATACCAGACGGAACCGTCATAGACGGTGAGTTACTGCCTTTTTACAATGGTCAGATTGGCACATTTAACGACTTACAAGCGCGTATAGGACGTAAGACGGTGAGCAAAAAAATGCTCAAAGAAGTGCCTGTGATTATCAAGGCTTATGACATTTTAGAATGGGAAGGTAAAGACTTGCGTGAGATTGCTTTCGCGAAAAGGAGAACAATACTCGAATCGTTATATCGCAATATCACAGATAAAGGGCTGCCTATAGGCATTTCTAAAACAATGGAGTTTGATAGTTGGGAAGCGATGGCACAAGAAAGAGACCGCAGTAGAGAGATGCGCTCTGAAGGATTAATGATTAAGCGCAAAGACAGCCCCTATCGGGTAGGTAGAAAAAAAGGCGACTGGTGGAAATGGAAAGTAGATCCGCTCACCATTGATGCTGTGCTCACCTATGCAATGCGTGGTCACGGTAGACGAAGTAATTTATTTACAGATTACACCTTTGGGTTATGGAATGAAGATAAAACCGAGCTCGTTACTTTTGCAAAAGCTTACTCAGGACTAACAGATGCCGAGTTTAGAAAAGTAGATAACTGGATTAAAAAAAACACGCTAGAGCGTTTTGGACCTGTACGATCTGTAACACCTCATCACGTGTTTGAAATTGCCTTTGAAGGAATAGCGTTATCCAAAAGACATAAAAGTGGTATTGCCACGCGCTTTCCAAGAATGCTACGCTGGCGACACGACAAGAAGATAGAAGATGCAAATACACTAGAGGATTTGAAAGGGATGATTCCGAGCGCAGCGAAGGAATCTCTCCCGCCCACAAAATAA
- a CDS encoding DUF2721 domain-containing protein, with translation MNLSLSIPALLFPAISLTMLAYNARYLAIAGLIRSLHASYQETHAEGVGLQVKKLRKRLTIIKNMQAVAIVSFLLAVITMFLIYIEEAFYAKIVFGVSLFALMLSLVLSLIEVQLSTKALSIQLRDME, from the coding sequence ATGAACCTATCCTTAAGTATTCCCGCATTACTGTTTCCGGCAATATCACTTACGATGTTAGCCTATAATGCCCGTTATCTTGCAATTGCAGGTTTGATACGTAGTTTGCATGCTTCTTATCAAGAAACGCATGCCGAAGGAGTAGGACTGCAGGTTAAGAAACTGAGAAAGCGACTCACTATTATTAAAAACATGCAAGCAGTAGCGATTGTAAGTTTTCTACTAGCGGTCATTACGATGTTCTTAATTTATATAGAAGAGGCATTTTATGCAAAAATCGTTTTTGGGGTTAGTCTATTTGCATTAATGCTCTCGCTTGTACTTTCCTTAATAGAAGTACAGCTTTCTACAAAGGCACTTTCTATACAGCTGCGAGATATGGAATAA
- a CDS encoding ribose-phosphate pyrophosphokinase, giving the protein MTATVPQPKIFACQNSKPLAEKIAKAFGQPLGNVITSTYSDGEFQPSFEESVRGSRVFIIGSTMPSSDNMMEMLLMLDAAKRASARHITAVIPYFGWARQDRKDKPRVPIAAKLMASLLETAGATRIITMDLHADQIQGFFEKPVDHLFASTIFLPYLKELGLENLTIASPDMGGSKRAYAYSKAMESDVVICFKQRAKANVISHMELIGSVEGQHVVLVDDMVDTAGTLTKAADLMIEKGALSVRAICTHAILSGNAYDKIENSKLSELIVTDSIPKEHKSDKVRVLTCAPLFADVMHRVNSNTSISSKFIM; this is encoded by the coding sequence ATGACCGCTACCGTACCGCAACCGAAGATATTTGCTTGTCAAAACAGCAAACCACTGGCCGAAAAAATCGCAAAAGCCTTCGGGCAGCCGCTGGGTAACGTCATAACATCGACATATAGTGATGGAGAATTTCAACCTTCTTTTGAGGAGTCTGTACGTGGATCACGTGTATTTATTATAGGAAGCACCATGCCATCATCAGATAATATGATGGAAATGTTATTGATGCTAGATGCTGCAAAGCGTGCTAGTGCAAGACACATAACGGCAGTGATACCTTATTTTGGATGGGCGCGACAAGACCGTAAGGATAAACCTAGAGTGCCTATTGCTGCAAAGCTTATGGCAAGCCTACTAGAAACAGCAGGTGCTACGCGTATTATCACTATGGACTTGCACGCAGATCAAATACAAGGATTTTTTGAGAAGCCAGTAGATCATTTATTTGCGTCTACTATATTCTTACCTTATTTAAAGGAACTAGGATTAGAAAATCTTACGATTGCTTCTCCAGATATGGGAGGTAGTAAAAGAGCCTATGCGTATAGTAAGGCGATGGAGAGTGATGTCGTTATATGTTTTAAGCAACGAGCAAAGGCAAATGTAATCTCACATATGGAACTTATAGGTAGTGTTGAAGGACAACACGTAGTACTTGTAGATGATATGGTAGATACTGCAGGAACTTTAACAAAGGCTGCAGATTTGATGATAGAAAAGGGTGCGCTTAGTGTACGAGCGATCTGTACCCATGCAATTTTAAGTGGTAACGCTTACGATAAGATAGAAAACAGTAAACTTTCGGAATTGATTGTAACAGATTCAATTCCTAAAGAACACAAAAGTGACAAAGTAAGGGTATTAACCTGCGCACCACTTTTTGCAGATGTTATGCACCGTGTTAATAGTAACACGAGTATTTCATCGAAGTTTATTATGTAA